Genomic window (Pyrus communis chromosome 13, drPyrComm1.1, whole genome shotgun sequence):
TTTACCCCTGCCAAATGCAGATGACAAAGAAATTAGCGCAGGGCATGCCTTATTATCAAGTCACATACAGCAACACTCGTGAACAAGGATAATCACACAAATTCTAAAAAGGTGTAACATAAAAGTGCATGCCATGGGTAGAGATCAGAAAACGTTGGTGTTTTATTTGGAATTTGTATCCGTCGTAAAGGTAGATTGTTTTCAAACGCATTGGATTAACAACCACTTAGGACAGAAAGCAACAACTAGACTATATGAGCAAAACATATTTGACGTATGCTTAAATTGGAACTGTGTATAAACCTTTTCGTATCCAAATTCCCCTCCCCTTGAATTTGCATTGTGGCTCCATCATTAACACCGGCTGGAATGCTTACGCTCATAGCTCTTTTTGACTGCACTTGTCCTTTGCCACTGCATCTTTGGCAAGGATCAGTGATTATTCTACCATCACCACCACACTTTGAGCAGGTTGATacctattaataaaaaaacatcatCAATGAAGCATATCTCTAAGACGTATAGTGTAATCTTGAAAGGATGATAGGAAGAAAGAAATCTACGGTGTCTATGTTACGAGGCTAAGAAAATTTATgcataagaccatctccaaccgaaagggcTAAATATAAACCCGTCTTGAATTATAGCcctgcaaaaaattatttttaaatgaccAATATTAGACCATACtcatataccatctccaaccggaggggctaaacatagcccccttaataatttattacttttaagtttatactttaaatttattagttaatttgaTTTAACTACATTTGGATGTTTTTAAATCTaaatgttgaatttgaatcaactATTGCATTTGAGGAGCTGGGCACCAAAAAAGGGCTAAGAAAAGGGCTATATTTGGTCAGCCTGATGCCTCTTTGGCTAATAATGGCCTGGTGGACTCCACATAATTATAGCCCAGCCATCGGTTGGAGTTGAGTTTTTGGGCAAATTAGGCCAGCTTTTGGACCTTTAGCCCTTTCAATTAGAGATGGCCTAACTGGACCTAATGTGGTTTCAATGACTTTTAATGTTATAACAGGTCTGTTTACCTGCGAAATCATTCCAAATGGTGTTTTCTGAGTTTTCATCACCCCTCCTCTTCCTCCACAACCAGTACATGATTTTATGCCTTTATCAGATTTAGCACCTGTTCCACTGCAGTCATCACATGTCTCAACACAAGAAACCTCGATTTCTCTCTGTACCCCAAAAATGGATTCTTCAAAGCTCAAATACAGATCGTACCTGCAACATGAAGTTAAAAGAAAAGccaataaaacataaattatgtGCCTTCATGAAGATAATTCAACAGTAACAGTGCAGCTAGACAGTTACCGAATGTCAAGACCCTGGTTTCCCCTGTTGCTGAAATTGAAGTTCATGCCTCCTGATTCACCCCTTCCTCCAAACATCCCATCCGAACCTCCAAAGAATGTATCAAAAATGTCAAAAGGATCCACCTATTGAACGTTGATGGTTCCATTAGCATGCAGTTAAACTAGTTATTTCCTTCACTAGAAAAGCATCCAAAATTAAATTACTAAGCACAATACATGTTCCCGTGTCCATATTACTCAGAAGACCAAGAAGATCTTACCCCTGATGGACCCATGGTTGAGGAATCATAGTCTCCCTGTAAACCTGCTTCACCAAAGCGATCGTATAAAGACCTTTTCCCATCATCTGATAGGACCTACAAAGATTCTTCATTAGAATATGAATGATGGGTTCATAGAACAACAGTCAAATAAACAAATGACGATAACtgaatgggaaaaaaaaaaaaaacccatcttgTACTGAAAACTGATACCAAAAGAACAACGGAAATGcgaaaatgaagagaaaaatgaCAATGCAGCATCATTGAAGAAGAACAACTAGAAATTGTAAATCGTAATACCTCATATGCAGCACTAATCTCTTTGAACTTGTCCTCAGCTCCACCGCCCTTGTCCGGATGATACTGCTCCAAGTTACAACATTTCcgacatcaaatttcaattcacCTTAAACTGGAATTATATTATATCATCTCCTCTACATGAGTATCATGCCTAATTACAACATAATTGACACCAAAATCACCGCCTTCCGGACGAAAAATCTAAAGCTTTCGCTAACCGCAACCCTTTCGAGCATATCAAGCAGCTTAAAACCAGCTTAGCTTACAGTGCTAAATTGGGTTTCGAACTATCCAACTTCaaacttgtgaaaatattttctttggcTTCAATTTCTAGGCAAATAACACGCATTGTGACATAAGCAATAAGAAGTAGCTCACCTTTCGAGCGAGATTTCGATAAGCGGACTTGATCTCCTGCAGCGTGGCGGTTCTGGGGACGTTGAGAGTCTTATAGTAATCGGTTCCGGCGGCTCTCACAGCCAAACGAGCACAGCGCGGGGGCTTTCCACGGAGGAAAGGAGCGGAATTGGATTTGAAGATTTTTTTACCTCTGGCGAAGAATGTAGAAGCGGCGGAGCTGAGGGAGTAGCTCAAAGAATAAGGCGGAAGTGGAACCACGGAGTTGGGATTTGGCGGGAGATTGGAGATGCAGTTGGTTTGGAGTACGGGCATACTTCGGTTTTTGAGATTGAAAATGGACGGTGGAGATGGTTCGATGGAGATTAGGAGGGTTTTGGGGGTTCTGCagaggttttagggtttagggattACGTTgaagaagaagtagaagatgGTCGGACTGTCAGAAGTCGGAAAGAACAAAAGTTTGGACCCCAATTGGCAAATATTTTCACATGCGACAAACAACATTGAGGCAGATATAAGAACaaggaaaaatagaaaaagtcTGTTTTACCCTGCTAGAGCATCAAAATAGTGGGGCATAATTGACCATTTGCGATCCATTTGGGATCTGATCATATGAAagcctctatatatatatatatacacacacacacacacacacacacacatatatatatatatatatattttttttttaatgaacttGCAAGTTTTCATTTCAACTCAAAGCTTGCTCAATCTTGTTCTTCTGCCGCCGTATCCGCCATGTTATAAATTGAGCAGCATTTGTATcaactgtttttgttttt
Coding sequences:
- the LOC137712680 gene encoding uncharacterized protein, yielding MPVLQTNCISNLPPNPNSVVPLPPYSLSYSLSSAASTFFARGKKIFKSNSAPFLRGKPPRCARLAVRAAGTDYYKTLNVPRTATLQEIKSAYRNLARKYHPDKGGGAEDKFKEISAAYEVLSDDGKRSLYDRFGEAGLQGDYDSSTMGPSGVDPFDIFDTFFGGSDGMFGGRGESGGMNFNFSNRGNQGLDIRYDLYLSFEESIFGVQREIEVSCVETCDDCSGTGAKSDKGIKSCTGCGGRGGVMKTQKTPFGMISQVSTCSKCGGDGRIITDPCQRCSGKGQVQSKRAMSVSIPAGVNDGATMQIQGEGNLDTKRGKVGDVYIVLHVDEKAGIRRDGLNLYSKINIDYTEAILGTVIKVETVEGLKELQIPSGIQPGETVKLRRMGVPDINRPSSRGDHHFTVNVLIPKIISDKERALVEELASLKASREGHSAASKGTGIRDGNFGKHRTNASSQATKRSASLWDSIKGVLGKRQSREGFASVSVDRPPLLWGSFQPDPLHMASIFTVLVVTCICTVMGKTGNLTLLQQKDGSPRTHRTKKNSVDRNTMS